Proteins co-encoded in one Methylomonas albis genomic window:
- a CDS encoding class II aldolase/adducin family protein: MENRFSELEGVIKYRLDHQHAELAADIDISELNAWRSLFYRLRLIGQITEKYAGLGFGNISRRLVPGGQEFLISGTQTGHLPVLNKQHFALIETASQERNAIKSRGASQPSSEALTHASVYRQHSLIAAVIHVHCPELWLQTTKLNLACTAMEVPYGTPEMANAVAKLFESGRLQQAGLFSMLGHEDGIVAFGATLTEAACLLIEQLAKAIAIEQSQLWP; this comes from the coding sequence ATGGAAAACAGGTTCAGCGAACTGGAAGGTGTTATTAAATATCGGCTTGATCATCAGCATGCCGAGTTAGCAGCGGACATCGATATCAGCGAACTCAACGCCTGGCGTAGCCTGTTTTATCGCTTGCGGCTAATTGGCCAGATAACCGAAAAATACGCAGGACTGGGTTTCGGCAATATCAGTCGGCGCTTGGTTCCCGGTGGCCAAGAGTTTTTGATCTCCGGCACCCAAACCGGGCATTTGCCTGTTCTTAACAAACAACATTTCGCGTTGATCGAAACCGCATCACAGGAACGTAATGCCATCAAATCACGCGGTGCATCGCAGCCATCCTCCGAAGCCCTTACCCACGCCAGCGTTTATCGACAACACTCATTGATTGCCGCAGTGATCCACGTACACTGCCCGGAATTATGGTTACAGACCACTAAATTAAACCTGGCTTGCACTGCAATGGAAGTACCCTATGGCACACCGGAAATGGCAAACGCTGTTGCAAAGCTATTTGAATCAGGCAGGCTACAACAAGCGGGATTGTTCAGCATGCTGGGCCACGAAGACGGTATCGTGGCATTTGGTGCAACGTTAACAGAGGCGGCCTGCTTATTAATTGAGCAACTCGCCAAAGCCATTGCTATTGAGCAAAGCCAGCTGTGGCCTTAG
- the grxC gene encoding glutaredoxin 3 has protein sequence MPDIIIYTAKLCPYCTMAKKLFDRKGVGYTEINVDAEPGLRQQMMEKTKRRTVPQIYIGERHIGGFDDLHALDMSHELDPLLNA, from the coding sequence ATGCCGGACATTATCATTTACACCGCAAAGCTCTGCCCGTATTGCACTATGGCGAAAAAACTTTTCGATAGAAAAGGTGTGGGCTATACCGAAATCAATGTGGATGCCGAGCCTGGACTACGTCAGCAAATGATGGAAAAGACCAAGCGACGCACCGTACCGCAGATCTATATCGGCGAGCGGCATATCGGCGGTTTCGATGACTTGCACGCCCTGGATATGAGCCACGAGCTGGATCCACTGTTAAACGCTTAA
- a CDS encoding O-succinylhomoserine sulfhydrylase: protein MSEFDWQDYAPETQAIRAGHKRTHEDEHSIPIFATSSYVFKSAEEAALRFTGKQPGNIYSRFTNPTVSAFQERLAYLEKGERCLAFASGMAAIMAVGMALLKAGDHVVCSRSVFGNTVLTFQNYFGKFGVETDFVSLTEPAAWEAAIKPNTRFLFLETPSNPLIEIADIQALADIAHQHGALLVVDNVFCTPILQQPLTLGADLVVHSTTKYIDGQGRCVGGAVVANEELIEKYVYPYLRTGGATMSPFNAWVFLGGLETLALRMKVHCDNAFELAKWLEQQPAVAKVHYPGLESHAQHELAKRQQSHFGAVVSFELQGGKDHAWQLIDSTRMLSITANLGDVKTTITHPATTTHGRLTPEARAEAGINDSLVRISVGLENIDDIKADLLNGLAHC from the coding sequence ATGAGCGAATTTGATTGGCAAGATTATGCGCCGGAAACGCAGGCTATCCGCGCCGGGCATAAACGCACCCACGAAGACGAACACAGCATCCCGATTTTCGCCACCTCCAGCTATGTGTTCAAATCGGCGGAGGAAGCTGCACTGCGGTTTACCGGCAAACAGCCCGGTAATATCTACTCGCGTTTCACCAATCCCACTGTCAGCGCGTTTCAGGAGCGTTTAGCCTATCTGGAAAAAGGCGAGCGTTGTCTGGCGTTTGCGTCGGGTATGGCGGCAATCATGGCCGTGGGTATGGCTTTACTGAAGGCCGGTGACCATGTGGTGTGCTCACGCAGTGTGTTTGGAAACACCGTCCTGACCTTCCAGAACTATTTCGGCAAGTTTGGGGTCGAGACCGATTTTGTCAGTCTGACCGAGCCGGCGGCCTGGGAAGCGGCGATTAAGCCCAATACCCGGTTTCTGTTCCTGGAAACGCCGTCTAACCCCTTGATCGAAATTGCTGATATTCAAGCACTGGCGGACATCGCTCATCAGCATGGTGCTTTATTGGTGGTTGATAATGTGTTCTGCACGCCAATTTTGCAGCAGCCATTGACTTTGGGTGCGGACTTGGTAGTGCATTCCACCACCAAATACATAGACGGCCAAGGGCGTTGCGTCGGCGGCGCGGTGGTGGCTAACGAAGAATTGATCGAAAAATACGTGTATCCGTATCTGCGTACCGGCGGCGCGACGATGAGTCCGTTCAATGCCTGGGTATTTTTGGGCGGACTGGAAACGTTGGCGCTCAGAATGAAAGTACATTGCGATAATGCCTTCGAACTGGCCAAATGGTTGGAGCAACAGCCAGCGGTAGCCAAGGTGCATTATCCCGGCTTGGAATCACATGCCCAGCATGAATTAGCCAAACGCCAGCAAAGTCATTTCGGCGCGGTAGTCAGTTTTGAGCTGCAAGGCGGGAAGGATCATGCTTGGCAGTTGATTGATTCCACTCGCATGTTGTCGATTACCGCAAATCTGGGTGATGTAAAAACTACCATCACGCATCCGGCGACTACCACTCATGGCCGCTTGACGCCGGAGGCACGGGCTGAGGCGGGGATTAACGATAGCTTGGTCAGAATTTCGGTAGGTTTGGAAAATATCGACGATATTAAGGCCGATTTGCTTAACGGCTTGGCGCATTGCTAA
- a CDS encoding PilZ domain-containing protein, which yields MFQDRKEYRKNFNAEGQLFVGGETLQLNCYDVSLKGAMVEVNSGDLLTTIQDFEAFLNEDRQAEIFVAELMLAGEVDIVWVKRERNRIMMGLEFHDVVHNAHKLWRKRRGYRKVEAFKAELFIDKERFSVEGVNRSVEGMCLKLAGSHPCIKVEAPVKLLVADLALSALGKVVWVESNELVTRLGLQLVVIR from the coding sequence ATGTTTCAGGACAGAAAAGAGTACCGAAAAAACTTTAACGCGGAAGGCCAGCTGTTCGTGGGTGGCGAGACTTTGCAGCTTAATTGCTACGATGTGTCCTTGAAAGGCGCAATGGTGGAAGTCAATTCAGGTGATTTATTAACCACTATCCAGGATTTCGAAGCGTTTCTTAATGAAGATCGGCAGGCGGAAATTTTTGTCGCGGAATTGATGTTGGCTGGCGAGGTCGATATTGTTTGGGTGAAACGTGAGCGCAACCGCATCATGATGGGCTTGGAGTTTCACGATGTCGTGCACAACGCGCACAAACTTTGGCGTAAGCGGCGCGGCTACCGCAAAGTGGAAGCGTTTAAAGCCGAATTGTTTATCGACAAGGAGCGCTTCAGTGTGGAAGGTGTTAACCGCTCGGTAGAGGGCATGTGTCTAAAGTTGGCGGGTAGTCATCCTTGTATCAAGGTTGAGGCACCGGTTAAGCTGTTGGTTGCCGACTTGGCATTGAGCGCATTGGGCAAAGTGGTCTGGGTCGAGAGCAATGAGCTGGTCACCCGCCTAGGCCTGCAACTGGTGGTAATTAGATAG
- the purF gene encoding amidophosphoribosyltransferase, whose protein sequence is MCGIAAIVSNQSVNQDLYDALTVLQHRGQDAAGIVTCDGSRLHLRKDNGLARDVFSSKQMMKLKGNMGIAHVRYPTAGCTSSAEAQPFYVNSPFGLTLAHNGNLTNTEELKYQVFMDDQRHINTDSDSEVLLNVFAHELAQFGKLKLTVDDVFQAVNAVHKRCRGAYAVVVMIAGFGVLGFRDPHGIRPIVFGQRKTEDGIDYMIASESVALDVLDFQLIRDIEPGEAVFIEADGQLHTKQCTEVVDHCPCIFEYVYFARPDSIIDNISVYKARMRMGRKLAEKIQREWPNHDIDVVIPIPDTSRTAASQIAHDLGVKFREGFMKNRYIGRTFIMPGQKMRKKSVKQKLNAISLEFDGKNVLLVDDSIVRGTTSEQIIQMARDAGAKKVYFASAAPPVRYPNVYGIDMPAAHELIAHDRTEDEICQALGADKLIYQELDDLIDAVGKGNPDIKHFDTSCFSHHYITGDIDDAYLARIEALRNDNAQELRNGSSFIIEMQVAK, encoded by the coding sequence ATGTGTGGTATTGCCGCTATTGTTTCCAATCAAAGTGTTAATCAGGATTTGTACGACGCCCTGACAGTACTTCAGCATCGGGGTCAGGATGCCGCCGGCATCGTTACTTGCGACGGCAGTCGTTTGCATTTGCGCAAAGATAACGGTTTGGCGCGGGATGTATTTTCCAGTAAGCAAATGATGAAGTTGAAAGGCAATATGGGTATTGCCCATGTGCGCTATCCGACAGCTGGTTGCACCAGTTCGGCGGAAGCTCAGCCTTTTTATGTGAATTCGCCGTTTGGATTGACGCTGGCGCACAACGGCAATTTGACCAACACGGAAGAACTGAAATATCAGGTGTTCATGGACGACCAACGCCACATCAACACCGACTCGGATTCGGAAGTATTGTTGAATGTATTCGCGCATGAATTGGCGCAATTCGGCAAACTCAAATTGACCGTTGATGATGTGTTTCAGGCGGTAAATGCCGTGCACAAACGCTGTCGTGGAGCCTATGCGGTAGTGGTTATGATTGCCGGTTTCGGCGTATTGGGTTTCCGCGACCCGCATGGCATTCGGCCCATCGTCTTCGGGCAACGGAAAACCGAAGACGGCATCGATTATATGATCGCCTCGGAAAGTGTGGCGCTGGATGTATTGGATTTTCAGCTGATTCGGGATATAGAGCCCGGCGAAGCGGTGTTTATCGAAGCAGACGGCCAGTTACACACGAAGCAATGCACGGAAGTAGTTGATCACTGCCCATGTATTTTCGAATATGTCTATTTTGCTCGGCCGGATTCGATCATCGACAATATTTCGGTGTACAAAGCCAGAATGCGGATGGGTAGAAAACTGGCCGAAAAAATTCAAAGGGAGTGGCCAAATCACGATATCGACGTGGTCATTCCGATTCCGGATACCAGTCGTACCGCAGCATCCCAGATTGCCCACGACTTAGGTGTGAAGTTTCGCGAAGGCTTTATGAAAAACCGCTATATCGGTCGGACTTTCATTATGCCTGGGCAAAAAATGCGCAAAAAGTCGGTCAAACAAAAGCTGAATGCGATTTCGCTGGAATTCGACGGCAAGAATGTACTGCTGGTGGATGATTCCATTGTACGCGGCACTACCTCCGAGCAGATTATCCAGATGGCCCGCGATGCCGGCGCCAAGAAAGTGTATTTTGCGTCCGCAGCGCCGCCGGTACGTTATCCCAATGTATACGGTATTGACATGCCGGCCGCGCATGAATTGATCGCGCATGATCGCACCGAGGATGAGATTTGCCAAGCCTTGGGTGCGGATAAGCTGATTTATCAAGAATTGGACGATTTGATTGATGCGGTCGGTAAAGGTAATCCGGACATCAAGCATTTCGATACGTCATGTTTCAGTCACCATTACATTACCGGCGATATTGACGATGCTTATCTGGCGCGTATCGAAGCCTTGCGTAATGACAATGCACAGGAACTGCGCAACGGCAGTAGCTTTATCATAGAAATGCAGGTTGCAAAGTAA